The DNA sequence TTTTGGGGATAGGACTGGCCGCCTCGACGGGGTTTCGAGTCTTTTTGCCCCTTTTTGTGCTGAGTCTCGCTGCCCATTTCGGTTTATGGGAGCTTAACGATAATTGGGCATGGATAGGAAGCCTTGCCGCCGTCATCACTCTTGGAGTGGCCACTTTGGTTGAGATATTCGCCTATTTCATTCCTTGGGTCGATAACCTTCTTGATAGCGTCGCCATACCCCTTGCCGCTATTGCCGGCACGGCCGTGATGGTATCGACAGTCGCCAATTTAGATCCTGTGATTACCTGGTCACTGGCCATTATCGCCGGTGGCGGAACCGCAACGGCCATTAAGGGGGCCAACGCAGCAGGAAGGCTTACTTCGACGGCTACTACGGGCGGAGTGGCCAATCCATTGGTTTCAACGGTTGAAACAGGTACTGCCGCTGTGGTCTCGACCGCTTCAATATTTGCCCCAATAGTCGCCACTTTTTTGGTGATCATCATCTTGGCGTTCATCTTTAGTATCTATAGAAAACTACGGCCAAGAAAGAACAGAAAAACATAATTCGTGCCTCAGTGAAGATAATTTCAATGATACCTGCCCGTTATCAGGCATCGAGGTTTCCGGCTAAATTGATGCAAGACCTTGAAGGCAAACCGGTTATTCTACGTACCTATGAGGCTACAAAAAAGACAGGACTCTTTGATGAGGTGTACGTGGTGACCGATAGCGATATCATTTTCGAGTTGGTGGTCAACAATGGTGGCAAGGCCATCATGAGCAAGCACGAGCATGAGAGTGGTAGCGATCGAATAGCAGAGGCCGTTGAAGAATTGGATGTCGATATTGTGGTCAACGTACAAGGTGATGAACCGTTTATCGAAAAAGAAAGTCTTGCCAAGGTGTTGGCCGTTTTTAAAGAAGATGTCAATGAAGAAATCGATTTGGCTTCTTTGATGACACCAATTGTTGATTGGGATGAAATTTCAAATCCGAATACGGTAAAGGTCATTGTCGATGGCCGTAACTTTGCCCTGTATTTTTCGAGATCACCGATCCCCTATCCGAGAGATAAAGGTGCAAATCCAAAATATTATAAGCACAAGGGCATTTATGCCTTTCGCAAGAGGGCTTTGCTTGACTTTCAGCGCTTGCCCATGTTGCCGTTGGAAGCCAGTGAGAAAATCGAGGCCATCAGATTTTTAGAGCATGGCAAAAAAATCAAAATGGTCGAAACCGAAGTCACGGGCATAGAAATCGATACACCTGAAGATCTAGAAAGAGCCAGAAAAGTATGGAGGTAGACTATTCGAACATAAAAGTGATCGGGTTTGATGCCGATGATACCCTATGGGTAAACGAAACCTATTTTCGCGAGGCCGAAGAACGTTTTGCCGAATTGCTCGAAAACTATGAGACAAAGAACAAAATCGACCAAGAATTGTTCAAAATAGAGATGAAGAACCTCGAACTGTATGGGTATGGTATCAAAGGCTTTGTGCTTTCAATGGTCGAGTGTGCACTTGACTTGTCAAATACCAAGATTTCGCAAGAAACCATATCAAAAATCTTGCATCTAGGTAAGGAGATGATAGCAAAACCGGTCGAATTGTTGGATGGTGTAGAGGAGGTGCTGCAAAAATTGGCCGACAAATACCGATTGATCGTTTTGACCAAGGGCGACCTTTTGGATCAAGAACGCAAGCTGAAACGATCTGGCCTTTCAAAATATTTTCATCATGTAGAGGTGCTCAGCGACAAAAAAGAAGAGAATTATAGCAATCTGTTAGAACACTTGAACATAGCACATGAAGAGTTTTTGATGATCGGCAACTCGTTGAAGTCAGATGTTTTGCCGATATTGAACATTGGGGCAAAGGCCGTACATGTTCCTTTTCACACCACTTGGGCGCATGAATTGGTGTCAGAAGAAGAAATAGTGAACGACCATCTAAAATTGAATAGAATAACAGATATTCTGAAATATTTGAAATTATGATGGAAGAATTGAACAAATCGGGCCACGAACCCCTGACGAAAAAAATACAAACGGGGTACCGCAACTTTCCGATGGTGCCAAGGGTCGTTTTTGGTAGGGGAAGTTTTAGCCAACTAGCCGATATTTTGTTGCCTAAACGTAGAAATTCAGATGCCCCGATTATTTTTCTGGTAGATGATTTTTTCGAAGGAAAAGAGTTGCAAGAGCGTATTCCCTGGTTGTTCAACGACCAGATTATTTTCATATCTGCAGACGAAGAGCCGAAGACCGAACAAGTCGATGCACTTGTCTCAAAAATAAGGGAAGAGTTTGATGAGCTTCCCTCTGGTATTGTGGGCATTGGTGGCGGTACCTTACTTGACTTGGCCAAGGCCGTAGCCATTATGCTGACCAATAAAGGCGTTGCAGAGCAATACCAAGGCTGGGACTTGGTCGAAAAACCGGCCATATACCATGTCGGTGTGCCGACCATAAGCGGTACGGGCGCAGAAGTATCCCGTACAACAGTTCTTTTGAGCCCTGACAAGAAGTTGGGCATCAATTCAGATTATACCACATTTGACCAAGTGGTACTTGACCCTGAACTAACGACCACAGTGCCAAAAGACCAATGGTTCTATACGGGTATGGATTGTTTTATACATTGTATCGAATCCCTTAACGGCACCTATTTGAACACCTTTAGCCAAAGTTATGGTGAAGCGGCGCTCAACCTTTGCAAAGAGGTTTTTCTTAACGGTCTTCATGAAGAAGAGGCCCAAGACAAATTGATGATGGCGTCTTGGCATGGGGGCATGAGCATCGCCTATTCGCAGGTGGGCATTGCCCACGCCATGAGCTATGGGCTTTCTTACGCTTTGGGCATCAAACACGGTATTGGCAACTGTTTGGTGTTTCAACATCTTTCTGAGTTTTATCATGATGGGGTAGTGCTCTTTGAACAAATGCTCGAGAAGCAACAGCTTGTGTTGCCCGAGGGTGTTTGTGCCCATCTATCATCTGCCGAATTTGACGCCATGATTTCAGTGGCCCTGCGTATGGAACCCCTTTGGGAAAATGCTTTGGGAAGGGATTGGAAAAAAATGATCACCCCAGAAAAACTCAAATCGATCTACAAAAAGATTTAGGGCTGGGAAGTCTTCCCAAAAAGTACGTCTATGCATAGAATAGCCAAATTTCTCTATTACAGAATAATGGGCTGGAAACTAGTTGGACATTTTCCTGAGATGGAGAAATGTGTGGTCATCGTGGTACCGCACACCCATTGGCATGATTTTTTTCTAGGTCTTGTCGTACGAAAGGTAGTGAATAGAGAAATACATTACATCGGTAAAAAAAGTCTGTTCAAACCCCCTTTTGGATGGTTTTTTCGATGGACGGGCGGTACCCCTGTTGACCGTTCGAAGAACAACAATCTCGTCGATACGGTCGTTCATATTTTTAAGGAACGAAAAGTGTTCAGATTGGCATTGGCCCCAGAGGGCACACGAAAAAAGGTAACGCGTTTGAAAACAGGTTTTTACTATATCGCCAAAGGTGCTGAAGTGCCGATTGTAATGGTCGCCTTTGATTTTGGCAAGAAACAGGTCAAAATTTCAAGACCGTTTCATACGACAGACAATATAGAAAGCGATTTTACAACCATTCACGAATTCTTCAAAGGTGTAAAGGGCAAGGTTCCTGAACTCAGTTTCTAGGTCTTTTTCAGAATCTTTGACTTCGGTTTTTCTTTTTTCTTACTGTTGCCGGGAAACACCAAATTCGTGCTTGAAAATGAATCCCCAAAGGTAAGGGCAGCAGCATATACCTGTTGAATCGCGTCTATGACCTGATATTCAGACAACTCACGTAGCGGATGGGCATACACCGACCAGATAATCTCATCGCTCAAGGCATATTTGACATCGAGTGCAGAGTGAAAATTGGCCACTAGGGCGTTCAGTAAATCTTCTTCTGTCAATTTTTCACGTTCGATAATGGGCGCGATGATGCGCATGCGATTGGCATTTTCATCATGGATACAGATCAAAAGGCTGTTGTTGAACATGAATTGAATGGAATTGTTCTGCACAGAAACGGTATCGACCTCCTGTTCTATGATTGATAACAACCTCTCTACCGTCATTTCTTGGGCAACTGTCATAGTAACATAGAGAAGTGACGCAACAAAGAAAAAGCTGATTTTCATGACAGGAAGTTTTGAATTATGTCGGTGTTGGCATGGGTAAATTACGGCGAAATGACCAATGTTCGACAAATCGTGAATAAAAACGATATGGACATACCATAACCTCTGTACCGGTCAAGATGTTCTTTTCTGATATACGTTTTTTCCAAATATTCCGTCATTGCCCCTAAATAACTATTGATTTGACCTGTTTGATCTGAAATGAACCGGGTACTCCGAATTCCATTCTCTTTACCACCATATCGGTCGCCCACTTTCCGATTTTCATGGTGCACTGATCAATGACCCCGACCTTATCGATCAGAAACCCTTTTTCATGTCCTTAGAATTCTATTTCAATAATTTCCAATGCCATGTTTTACTTGCCTATTATTGTTTAGTGGGTGTTATTTTCAACCAAGTTCAACCAGTCGTAATTTTTTACATGAAATACCTGTAGCCCTGTTTCTTTTGCGTGATTAATATTTTCAAGCGAATCATCAACAAATAGTGTTTTAATAGGAACAATGCCACTATCACTTATTACAAATTGGAAAGTTTTTATATCAGGTTTTCTCATACCAATTTCATGTGAATAGTACGCTTTTTCAAACAGTTCATTAAAATGGAAGCCATATTGTTTTTTGAACTGCGATAAAAACTTACGTTGATGTATGCAATTGGTATTGCTTAGCAGGAAAATACGATACTTGTTCTTTAACCTCATTAAAAAATCGATTCGTTCTTTGGGCATGCCCAATATCATGGCATTCCATGCTTTGCCAATTGCACTTGGTAAAATATCTTGATCGGACATTTTCGTTAGCTCTGATAGAAATTCGGTTTTTGAAATTTTTCCAATTTCAAGATCATAAAAAACTCGATTCGTATAATGATGGCCTGTTTCGTTTATGATATTGGTAATACCCAAGCACCGAAAACCCTCAATGGTCTTACCGACATCCAAATCCATAATGACCCCTCCCAAATCGAAAATGATATTTTTTATATCACCTTTCATACCAACTTCTCTTTTTTTTATGTTTTCTTCCAAGTAAACAATGCAAATACCACAGAGAGCACGGCCGCACCGATCCAAAAGATGGTTATCGATGAAAAATCATATAGGGTCTCCCCATTTACCACTGATTTATTTCCCTCTATGAGAAAACCGCTGGCAATATCCTGTATCCCAGCTGCGGCGTAGCTCATAATGCCCACCATACCGAGTGCGGCCCCTGATGCTTTTTTAGAGGCTATATCGACCGCCATAAGGCCGCCTAGATAACAGATAAGGGCCCCGATGGCCAGACCAAAGATGACCATGCTCAGGGCATCGATCCACCAGAGACCTTTTGGCCCCAGTAGAAAGAGCGATAGGCCCAGAACATTCATCAACCCGTACAAAAGTGCGGGCATGTTTCGATGCCCCTTGAAGAACTTGTCAGAGATAAATCCAGAGGATGCCGTGCCCAATATGCCGCAAACGGCACTAATGGCCACCAATGAATTGGCCTCGGTAAGGGTGTATCCCTTAGCCGCTTCAAAATAATAAGGCCCCCAACTGTTGACTGCATAGCGTGAGATGTACATAAAACCGCTTGAAAGGGCCAACAACCAGATATAGGGGTTTTTCAAGGCAAGTTTCTGTTCGCCCCAGGTAGTGGTCTTTTTGGTGACCGTCTCAGGGTTTACCGGAGAAAGTCCCTTACTTTCGGGACTGTCATGAAAGAACATGAAAATGAGCACTGCGCCAAAGATTCCGATCAATGCCGCTGAACGAAACCCCCATTGCCAACCAAAATAGGAGGCAACGACCGCCGTGAGGATATAGGTGAGTGCCTCACCAATGTTATGGCTGGTGCTCCAAAAACCATAGAAGCTTCCCCGCTCCTTGTCCGTATACCAACGGGAGAGGGAGACGACACTTGACGGTGCCCCCATGGACTGCACCCAACCGTTCACGCCCCAACAGATGGCAAAAAAGAGAAATACCCCTGTAAAACCCATCGCCAAATTCGCCAAAGCCGAAACCAATAGCCCAAATGACATAAACCGCCGTATGTTGCTATGGTCGGCCAAAAAGCCATTGGTGAACTTGCCCACGGCATAGCTGAAGAACAATGCCGAACCCACTATGCCCAATTGCGATTCGGTCAATACCCCACTGTCAACAATAGGCTTTTTGACCACGTTCAAGCTCAAGCGGCATACATAGTACAGCCCGTAGCCTATGGTGGCCGATAAGAATACCTGCCATTTGAGCCGTCTGTACTTCGTCTGTTGCTCTAGCTTTGTGCCTGCGGGAGAGACTGGAGGCGATTTTTTAAAATAACCTAGCATAAAATTTACAATCTTTTACAATAGTTTTAAAAGGGGAAAGAAAAGCGCAGACTTGCTGCGCTTTTCGCTTCAATTAACTCAAAAAAACTAACTAACTCTACTTATTATTGGTCAATGAAGAATCAAAGCGTTCAATTTCTTAACCCCTTAGATTTCAGATATTTCAACAATTCTTCGGGCCGATCGGTCATAATTCCGTCCGCTCCCTGTTCTATAAGCCAGCCCCAAGCCTTTTCCGGACCTTCCAGGAGAGCGACTTCATCGGTTCGGCCCGCACAAAGGTCATCCCATAGGGCAATGGCCAAAAAGCCATCTCCATCTTTTTTCAAATCTTGAATTATGGCAAATGTTTCTGCTCTTTCAGAATCGAAAAGTGTCTCATAATAAAAGGGGTCAATTGTATTTTCGTATGTTTCTCGGTAGGCCCTGACTTCTTTGTTTCCTGGCCATAATTTTGGCATATAGATTATGCTGTCCATCAAGGTTCCGTATTTTTCCTTCATGACCTCAAAATCATCATTGCCCTTAAAAATGGCGTGATCTGTGGTCCCCGTTTTTTTTAGCACTTCGTAAGCTTCTCTTACCCATCGACTTTCTGTCTTATCCAAATTCACCATCACCTTACCCTTGACCAAGTTCATTACTTCCTCTAAAGTTGGCACTTGCTGTCTTGAATGTCTTACCCCACAAGCATTCTTCAATCTTAGCTTTTTGATTTCTTCAAGAGTAAGATCACTGACCCGGCCTTTGCCATTTGTGGTTCGATCTACCGTTTCATCGTGCATGGCCACTAAATAACCATCTTTGGTAAGCCTAAAATCCAACTCGATTACATCTACCCCCAAATCAATACAACGCTGTATCGCTTGAAGACTATTTTCAGGCGCATATCGCCAATCGCCACGATGTGATACTACCACGATGTGGTTCTTGGACGGGTTTTTAAGATGTTGCAAAATTTTAGCCGACCTAGTTGCATCTTGCGGATAAGTACTGCACACTATGCCCAGTAAGAACAGTAGAAGTGTTGGGTATTTATTGAATGTCCTCATTTTTTAAATCAATTATGTAAGTTTCTGCTTCGGAGATACTCTAAAAGGAGTTTCGGACGATCGGTCTGGATGATATCAATATCGTTTTCAACAAACCAGTCATATACAGATGGATTTATAGCTGCTCTCTCATCGTCGTGACCACCATTGTGATGTGGCCAAAGTGCATTGACCCAAACAGATGAACCCTTGGCCCTGATGTCGTCAAAATATTCCACTATCTGAAGCGTATCTTGCGGAACCGTAAACTCAAAGGCTACAGGTTTCAAATACTCCAAATATTCATCTACGATAGCCTGTGAATCTGGGTTTTTTGCCCTTACAATCGGCATGAAATAAACTTTATCAAGATATTCCCCAAATTCATCCTTGACCTGTTGATAAGGTATTGCCCCCTTGATTATTACCTGTTTTTCGGTTCCGGTGTCTTGAACCACTTCATAGCATTTGGCAAAGATGTTGTAGCTCTTATCCAAGTTGACCAAGATTTTCCCTTTGCACAATCTGAGGGCTTCTTCCAAGGTTGGGATTTTGTGTGGTGTTTCGTGCCCGATGCCATCACGTAGCTGCAGCGTTTGCAGATAATCCCAAGTCAGCTCCGTTACTTTTCCAGTGCCCGTTGTTGTTCTATCTATGGTCTCATCATGCATCAATATCAGTTGGCCATCTTTGGTTTGGCGCACATCGATCTCGACCATGTCTACACCCATTTTGATGCAATTTTCAATGGCCTGTAATGAATTTTCTGGAGCGTTTCGCCAGTCACCTCTATGGGCAACCACCATGATTTCCTGGTTTCTGGAGTTCTGAAGATTGTCAATAAGACTTTCAATGGATGTACCTTTTTGAGCATCGGTTGGGGTTGTTGCCGATTCTTTTGAAACAGGAATCGTTTTGACTTCCTGCTTGCATGAAACAAAACAGAACAGCATAAGCACCAACACTGTAAAAAACCTTGAATTCATATCTAGATTATCATGTAAAGGGAAGGCACCATGGCCTTCCCTTTTTATTTATATTAATATCCTGGATTTTGTTCTATAAAGTCTGGATCGGTATCGATTTGGCTCTGCGGAATTGGCAAGACCAAATTATTGTCATTAATGGTTACGCCAGCATTGTTACTTGCGAAAAAGGCGTTCATCACCTCTATTGCCGTACCATAGCGCTTTAGATCGAGCCATCTTTTTCCCTCACCGACCAATTCAAATCTGCGTTCCTGTCTTATTGCAGATCTTACGTCAGCTTGTGATGTTGCAGTTGTGCCAGCCAGACCTGCTCTCGAACGGATACGGTTCAATTGTATGATGGCCTCTGGAGTCTGTCCATTCTCATTCAGTGCCTCTGCGTATTTCAATATGACATCGGCAAAACGTATAATGATGTGGTCGGTGCCCCCGTCATCGGCCCCAGTGGCCGAAACTTCATATTTGGTCAAGAAATAAAAAGGATTGGCATCTGGGTCAATGGCCACATAATCGTCAAGACGTGTGTCACCGGCCTCAAACAAGTCAATAAATGCCTGTGTGGGTAAATTATGGCCTTTGGCATTTGCCGTTGTCCCAGAAGGTCTAAATTGTGACCCTGCTGAACTTCCTTCATCACTTCCATCGGCATCAAAGCCACTTGCATACTGAACTTCAAAGAGGATTTCTGCATTGCCCTCATTGGCCTCCCCGAATATTTCCGAAGTACTGGGCATTAATTCAAACTGTCCTGAATTTACTACAGCCTCTAGATTGGTCAGTGCTCCTGAAAAATTACCCAATGTCAATTGTACATCTGCCAACAGGGCCTGGGCGGTCCCAGAAGCAGGCCTTCCGGGGAGTTTTGCGGCAGGAAGATCTTGGACCGCATCGGTTAAATCTGCAGTTATTTGGGCATATACCTCGGTTGAAGGTGTCCTGCCCAGTCCGAAGAAATCGAAAGGGCTCTCCGTCTCTTCGACTACCAAGGGAACATCACCATACAAACGTACCAGATTGAAGTACAACAAGGCCCTTACAAACTTCATCTCACCAATTCTATTGGTCTTTGTGGAAGCATCTTCAAATTCAATATCATTTATTCGATTCAGCACTACGTTGGTTCTTTGAATGCCCCTGTAAGACTCTCTCCAGATATCGCCGACCAAATCATTTGCCGGATTGGTGGAGAAATCGTCCAATTGTCCAAATCGGCCTCCATCGTTGGCCGCGATCTCCTCAAAAGTATCCTCAGCGGGTATTTCGCCTACACCGATGAGGTCAAGACCATATAGCCCATTGTTTTGCAATTGGGCATAGACACCTATAATGGCACTTTCTATCTCCTGCTCGTTTGAAAAGAAATTGTCGGCTGACTTTTCTGAGATGGGTACGATATCGAGTTCGTCATCACACGAAAAGAACCCGAGCAAGACTATCATGATCAGAAATATGTTCTTTGTATAATTCATTTTATCTTGTTTTATCTTATTAAAATTTTACGTTCAGTCCAAGGGCAATGAAACGTGTTACAGGGCTAGTTGACGTAATCCACCCTCTAGTAAGTGTTTGTCTCTCGTTGGTACGTGTATCTAGTCCGTCAGGATTATAACCTCGGTAATTCGTAATATTGAAGATGTTATTCCCAGTAAGGTAGATTCGCAAGGCTTGCACCCCTAAATGGTCAGTGACTCCATTCTGGAAATTATATCCCAACTGAAGGCTTCTTAACCTAAAATAGTCGGCATCTAGAACTGACAGACTTGATGCCCTGGTAATTCTTCCGGCTGAAGAAAAGCTCGAAAAGTCGGGTCTTCTAAAGAAACCATCAGGGTTTCTATCGTTGAAGTAGTTGTCCACATAATATTGTGAGGGCACAAAAAAACCTTCTCCACTTTCTGCATCATATACCATGTTGTCTGCTGCCTTACGTCCCTCAATGCCTTGAAACTGAGCATTTAAATCAAAACCTTTGTAGTTCATGGAAAAACCAAAACCATAGGTGAAATCAGGATTATAATCCCCAAGTCTTACCCTGTCATCAGGTGTAATCTGACCGTCACCGTCAGCATCTCGAACCACATAATCACCCACTTCGGTTCCTGCAAGAGGGGTAACGGTCTCTGAATCAATTTGTTCTTGCGTTCTATACACTCCAATAATATCGTAGGTATAAAACTGGGCTATATTGCCTCCAACCTCAGTCAAAAAGGGCATCCCCCCATTCGTCTGGATGATTTGTTCCTGACCCTCCCCGAGTGCCAAAACTTCATTTTCATTTGTGGTTATATTGGCATTGAATCCAAAGCGGAAATCACCCAATTCAAAATTGTTTGCGCTTATTTCAAGCTCGAAACCCCGGTTTTCCAACTCTCCGATATTCTGTAAAGATTCTGAAAACCCCGATTGTTGTGGCACAGGAACGTCCAGTAAAAGGTCTTTGGTCTTAGAATTGTAGTATTCAGCCGTAAACAGAATCCTATTTTCCAAAAAGCCCAAATCGATTCCGAGGTTCAATGCTGTGTTCGTTTCCCATGAAAGGTCAGGATTGGGTGACGTTCTTGTGAATGAGCCGGATTCCAATTGTCCATCAATGGTATAATTTTCAGGTGCTACAAGTGCAATGGAAGCAAAGTCACGAATTTGGTTGTTACCCGTTTGTCCCCAACTGGCCCGCAGTTTTGTAAAGCTCAAAAAACCGTCTTTAGGAAAGAAACTCTCGTTACTGAGCGTCCATCCGACAGAAGCCGATGCAAAATCCCCGTATTTTGTATTGGCTCCGAACCGTGATGATCCATCTCTTCGGTAAGAAGCAGATATAGAATATCGGCCATCGAAATCGTACTGCAATCGACTGAAATA is a window from the Muricauda sp. SCSIO 65647 genome containing:
- a CDS encoding glycerophosphodiester phosphodiesterase family protein; the protein is MVVSHRGDWRYAPENSLQAIQRCIDLGVDVIELDFRLTKDGYLVAMHDETVDRTTNGKGRVSDLTLEEIKKLRLKNACGVRHSRQQVPTLEEVMNLVKGKVMVNLDKTESRWVREAYEVLKKTGTTDHAIFKGNDDFEVMKEKYGTLMDSIIYMPKLWPGNKEVRAYRETYENTIDPFYYETLFDSERAETFAIIQDLKKDGDGFLAIALWDDLCAGRTDEVALLEGPEKAWGWLIEQGADGIMTDRPEELLKYLKSKGLRN
- a CDS encoding HAD family hydrolase is translated as MEENIKKREVGMKGDIKNIIFDLGGVIMDLDVGKTIEGFRCLGITNIINETGHHYTNRVFYDLEIGKISKTEFLSELTKMSDQDILPSAIGKAWNAMILGMPKERIDFLMRLKNKYRIFLLSNTNCIHQRKFLSQFKKQYGFHFNELFEKAYYSHEIGMRKPDIKTFQFVISDSGIVPIKTLFVDDSLENINHAKETGLQVFHVKNYDWLNLVENNTH
- a CDS encoding HAD family hydrolase; the protein is MEVDYSNIKVIGFDADDTLWVNETYFREAEERFAELLENYETKNKIDQELFKIEMKNLELYGYGIKGFVLSMVECALDLSNTKISQETISKILHLGKEMIAKPVELLDGVEEVLQKLADKYRLIVLTKGDLLDQERKLKRSGLSKYFHHVEVLSDKKEENYSNLLEHLNIAHEEFLMIGNSLKSDVLPILNIGAKAVHVPFHTTWAHELVSEEEIVNDHLKLNRITDILKYLKL
- the kdsB gene encoding 3-deoxy-manno-octulosonate cytidylyltransferase translates to MIPARYQASRFPAKLMQDLEGKPVILRTYEATKKTGLFDEVYVVTDSDIIFELVVNNGGKAIMSKHEHESGSDRIAEAVEELDVDIVVNVQGDEPFIEKESLAKVLAVFKEDVNEEIDLASLMTPIVDWDEISNPNTVKVIVDGRNFALYFSRSPIPYPRDKGANPKYYKHKGIYAFRKRALLDFQRLPMLPLEASEKIEAIRFLEHGKKIKMVETEVTGIEIDTPEDLERARKVWR
- a CDS encoding glycerophosphodiester phosphodiesterase family protein, with the translated sequence MNSRFFTVLVLMLFCFVSCKQEVKTIPVSKESATTPTDAQKGTSIESLIDNLQNSRNQEIMVVAHRGDWRNAPENSLQAIENCIKMGVDMVEIDVRQTKDGQLILMHDETIDRTTTGTGKVTELTWDYLQTLQLRDGIGHETPHKIPTLEEALRLCKGKILVNLDKSYNIFAKCYEVVQDTGTEKQVIIKGAIPYQQVKDEFGEYLDKVYFMPIVRAKNPDSQAIVDEYLEYLKPVAFEFTVPQDTLQIVEYFDDIRAKGSSVWVNALWPHHNGGHDDERAAINPSVYDWFVENDIDIIQTDRPKLLLEYLRSRNLHN
- a CDS encoding MFS transporter, producing the protein MLGYFKKSPPVSPAGTKLEQQTKYRRLKWQVFLSATIGYGLYYVCRLSLNVVKKPIVDSGVLTESQLGIVGSALFFSYAVGKFTNGFLADHSNIRRFMSFGLLVSALANLAMGFTGVFLFFAICWGVNGWVQSMGAPSSVVSLSRWYTDKERGSFYGFWSTSHNIGEALTYILTAVVASYFGWQWGFRSAALIGIFGAVLIFMFFHDSPESKGLSPVNPETVTKKTTTWGEQKLALKNPYIWLLALSSGFMYISRYAVNSWGPYYFEAAKGYTLTEANSLVAISAVCGILGTASSGFISDKFFKGHRNMPALLYGLMNVLGLSLFLLGPKGLWWIDALSMVIFGLAIGALICYLGGLMAVDIASKKASGAALGMVGIMSYAAAGIQDIASGFLIEGNKSVVNGETLYDFSSITIFWIGAAVLSVVFALFTWKKT
- a CDS encoding iron-containing alcohol dehydrogenase family protein; this translates as MEELNKSGHEPLTKKIQTGYRNFPMVPRVVFGRGSFSQLADILLPKRRNSDAPIIFLVDDFFEGKELQERIPWLFNDQIIFISADEEPKTEQVDALVSKIREEFDELPSGIVGIGGGTLLDLAKAVAIMLTNKGVAEQYQGWDLVEKPAIYHVGVPTISGTGAEVSRTTVLLSPDKKLGINSDYTTFDQVVLDPELTTTVPKDQWFYTGMDCFIHCIESLNGTYLNTFSQSYGEAALNLCKEVFLNGLHEEEAQDKLMMASWHGGMSIAYSQVGIAHAMSYGLSYALGIKHGIGNCLVFQHLSEFYHDGVVLFEQMLEKQQLVLPEGVCAHLSSAEFDAMISVALRMEPLWENALGRDWKKMITPEKLKSIYKKI
- a CDS encoding RagB/SusD family nutrient uptake outer membrane protein; amino-acid sequence: MNYTKNIFLIMIVLLGFFSCDDELDIVPISEKSADNFFSNEQEIESAIIGVYAQLQNNGLYGLDLIGVGEIPAEDTFEEIAANDGGRFGQLDDFSTNPANDLVGDIWRESYRGIQRTNVVLNRINDIEFEDASTKTNRIGEMKFVRALLYFNLVRLYGDVPLVVEETESPFDFFGLGRTPSTEVYAQITADLTDAVQDLPAAKLPGRPASGTAQALLADVQLTLGNFSGALTNLEAVVNSGQFELMPSTSEIFGEANEGNAEILFEVQYASGFDADGSDEGSSAGSQFRPSGTTANAKGHNLPTQAFIDLFEAGDTRLDDYVAIDPDANPFYFLTKYEVSATGADDGGTDHIIIRFADVILKYAEALNENGQTPEAIIQLNRIRSRAGLAGTTATSQADVRSAIRQERRFELVGEGKRWLDLKRYGTAIEVMNAFFASNNAGVTINDNNLVLPIPQSQIDTDPDFIEQNPGY
- a CDS encoding 1-acyl-sn-glycerol-3-phosphate acyltransferase; amino-acid sequence: MHRIAKFLYYRIMGWKLVGHFPEMEKCVVIVVPHTHWHDFFLGLVVRKVVNREIHYIGKKSLFKPPFGWFFRWTGGTPVDRSKNNNLVDTVVHIFKERKVFRLALAPEGTRKKVTRLKTGFYYIAKGAEVPIVMVAFDFGKKQVKISRPFHTTDNIESDFTTIHEFFKGVKGKVPELSF
- a CDS encoding DUF4126 domain-containing protein, with protein sequence MTQETIISIFLGIGLAASTGFRVFLPLFVLSLAAHFGLWELNDNWAWIGSLAAVITLGVATLVEIFAYFIPWVDNLLDSVAIPLAAIAGTAVMVSTVANLDPVITWSLAIIAGGGTATAIKGANAAGRLTSTATTGGVANPLVSTVETGTAAVVSTASIFAPIVATFLVIIILAFIFSIYRKLRPRKNRKT